In Nitrospira sp., a single genomic region encodes these proteins:
- a CDS encoding PstS family phosphate ABC transporter substrate-binding protein, with product MRLAGTSARWMVVSSSLALFATVSLAQAEVSTIHATPVVDSGIASYVPKTGVSGGIAIAGSDTMQPIIAKVASAFRLWQPKITVAVQGGGSYSALGQFLQDQPTIRRGDANPKGHLVTGHVGLLASSRPLNSDERKEFRSRYGFDVTEVPIALDAIAIYVNHQNPIQGLTLEQVDAIFGQSRKRGGAADIGMWGQLGLQDGWESQPIRLYGRDKRSGTRSFFVHTALLDGELKGTLHESPGTAMEILDLSRDAAGIGYAGIGFQASTVRVLPIAEKSESPFVLPTAEAAVNGSYPLSRPLYLYAKRSPKGELDEEIAEFLKFINSREGQEAIAKAGAFPLSANQVTTNLQALVGAPMSASTLTASTR from the coding sequence GTGAGACTAGCAGGGACATCGGCTCGATGGATGGTCGTAAGTAGCAGTCTGGCGTTATTCGCCACCGTATCACTGGCACAGGCGGAGGTCTCTACGATCCACGCAACCCCGGTCGTCGATTCGGGCATCGCGTCGTACGTCCCGAAAACCGGAGTGTCCGGAGGCATCGCGATCGCGGGATCCGACACCATGCAGCCGATCATAGCCAAAGTGGCGTCAGCCTTCCGGCTCTGGCAGCCCAAAATCACGGTAGCCGTTCAAGGGGGCGGATCCTATTCCGCACTCGGCCAGTTTCTCCAGGATCAGCCCACCATTCGCCGAGGAGATGCCAACCCGAAAGGCCATCTGGTAACAGGGCACGTCGGTCTCCTCGCATCCTCTCGTCCGCTGAACTCGGACGAACGGAAAGAGTTTCGGTCACGGTACGGTTTCGACGTGACGGAAGTACCGATTGCACTCGATGCGATCGCCATTTACGTGAACCATCAAAATCCCATTCAAGGCCTGACCCTGGAGCAGGTTGATGCCATCTTCGGGCAGTCTAGAAAACGCGGCGGCGCTGCCGACATCGGAATGTGGGGGCAACTCGGCTTGCAGGACGGGTGGGAGTCTCAACCCATTCGCCTCTACGGACGAGATAAGCGATCCGGCACCAGAAGCTTCTTTGTCCATACCGCGCTCCTCGATGGAGAGTTGAAAGGAACGCTCCACGAGTCGCCTGGCACGGCCATGGAAATCCTGGACCTTAGCCGCGATGCGGCCGGGATCGGCTATGCCGGGATCGGCTTCCAGGCCTCGACCGTGCGCGTCCTCCCGATCGCCGAAAAATCGGAAAGCCCCTTCGTGCTCCCGACGGCGGAGGCGGCAGTCAATGGCTCCTATCCGTTGTCCCGGCCGCTGTATCTGTATGCGAAACGGAGTCCAAAAGGCGAGTTGGACGAAGAGATCGCCGAGTTTCTGAAATTCATCAACAGCCGGGAAGGGCAGGAAGCAATCGCAAAAGCGGGAGCTTTCCCCCTTTCAGCCAACCAAGTCACCACCAATCTCCAAGCACTCGTCGGGGCGCCCATGTCAGCCTCCACTCTGACGGCGTCCACCAGGTAG
- a CDS encoding carbonic anhydrase: MNRLLACSLSLNLIGVSLLLVGYVGPSVKTTFMPSVEAPVIGTHTRIHPLAMVIGSVSLGDQVFVAPAASVRGDEGQHIHIGNQSNVQDGVVVHGLETFEGDHELPENEVEFDGKKYSVYIGDRVSLAHQSQVHGPAKVGDDTFVGMQALVFQTEIGDHVVIEPGAKLIGVKVASGRYVPALSIVKTQAEADALPKITQDYPYRNLNAGVVRVNIQFAEAPQPVAISR; encoded by the coding sequence GTGAATCGATTACTGGCCTGTTCGTTGAGTCTGAATCTCATCGGGGTGAGTCTGTTGCTGGTCGGCTATGTGGGGCCCAGCGTCAAGACCACTTTCATGCCGTCCGTCGAAGCGCCGGTGATCGGAACGCATACGCGCATCCATCCCCTGGCCATGGTGATCGGTTCGGTCAGCCTTGGCGATCAGGTGTTTGTCGCACCGGCTGCGTCCGTGCGCGGCGATGAAGGACAGCATATTCACATCGGCAATCAAAGCAATGTGCAGGACGGTGTCGTGGTGCACGGGTTGGAAACGTTCGAAGGCGATCATGAGTTGCCGGAGAATGAAGTCGAATTCGACGGAAAGAAATATTCGGTCTATATCGGCGATCGCGTGTCCCTGGCGCATCAGTCGCAAGTCCATGGACCGGCCAAGGTCGGCGATGACACTTTCGTCGGCATGCAGGCGCTGGTGTTTCAGACGGAAATCGGCGACCACGTGGTGATCGAACCGGGAGCCAAGCTCATCGGGGTAAAGGTGGCCTCGGGCCGCTATGTGCCGGCACTCTCTATTGTCAAGACTCAGGCGGAGGCCGACGCGCTTCCAAAGATTACCCAGGATTATCCCTACCGGAATTTGAACGCCGGTGTCGTGCGAGTGAATATTCAGTTCGCCGAAGCGCCTCAGCCCGTCGCCATCAGCCGGTAA
- a CDS encoding porin has product MRRRRISLQGLLGMVVGTLSLLMIANGIGQAEDGAMKPTLGASSATPAGFPAGGGNTPRLLESTSMEDLLLEKGVISLDDWIRIKAEDERRQSERSVVAEFTGSPRWYDRLSMYGYGMMRFNRLGNPDGKLRSYHDASMGDQASGAQPGFFFRRIRWVVTGQISEHVSVFVQPDLASNISGNTHALSMRDAFGDWNFDKDKEFRLRVGLQRVPCSFDNWQASRVRMAIDRADGTNSCATSERDMGVAFMWSPKIAQQRYKQMLDYMYGPGDYGVFHIQIYNGQGLNQQEANGNKHIGARLSWPWELPGGRLMETGINAMSGKFRVSNGTLNTTSQFATLGSNFDGATSGSNGKDYMDQRVNFYVYFPPQPFGFIAEYTTGRGPKRGLDGIIRDSKLDGGYVQLHYQWKYSDVGLANFYSRYQQYQGGLKFQTGAPDDKMKEVETGIAWQPDPQWEFTVAHAWMDRRNTFSTSGGRQFDADGHLVRLQAVWFWN; this is encoded by the coding sequence GTGCGAAGGAGACGGATTTCACTACAAGGCTTGCTGGGGATGGTCGTCGGCACCCTGAGTTTGCTGATGATTGCGAATGGGATAGGGCAGGCCGAAGACGGTGCGATGAAGCCCACCCTCGGGGCTTCTTCCGCCACGCCGGCGGGATTTCCCGCTGGTGGAGGCAATACCCCCCGTCTCCTCGAAAGCACGTCGATGGAGGATCTCCTGCTCGAAAAAGGGGTCATTAGCCTGGACGACTGGATCCGGATCAAGGCGGAAGATGAACGCCGGCAGAGCGAGCGGTCCGTCGTGGCGGAGTTTACCGGCAGCCCCCGCTGGTATGACCGCCTCTCGATGTACGGTTATGGCATGATGCGGTTCAACCGGCTGGGAAATCCGGACGGAAAGCTTCGCAGCTATCACGACGCCTCGATGGGGGATCAGGCAAGCGGGGCCCAACCAGGTTTCTTTTTCCGCCGGATTCGCTGGGTCGTGACCGGGCAGATCTCCGAGCATGTCTCGGTCTTTGTCCAGCCAGATCTCGCCTCCAATATTAGCGGCAACACCCATGCGCTCTCGATGCGGGATGCCTTCGGCGACTGGAATTTCGATAAGGACAAGGAATTCCGGCTCCGGGTCGGCTTGCAGCGCGTTCCCTGCTCGTTCGACAACTGGCAAGCCAGCCGTGTCCGTATGGCCATTGACCGGGCCGACGGCACCAATAGCTGTGCGACGAGCGAGCGCGATATGGGCGTCGCCTTTATGTGGTCGCCCAAAATCGCCCAGCAGCGCTACAAGCAGATGCTCGACTATATGTACGGCCCCGGCGACTACGGGGTGTTCCATATTCAGATCTATAACGGTCAAGGGTTGAATCAACAGGAAGCGAACGGCAATAAACACATCGGTGCCCGGTTGAGCTGGCCCTGGGAACTGCCCGGCGGGCGGCTGATGGAAACCGGTATCAATGCCATGAGCGGAAAATTTCGCGTGAGCAACGGGACCTTGAATACGACGTCGCAGTTTGCCACCCTCGGGTCGAACTTCGACGGGGCGACATCGGGAAGCAACGGCAAAGACTATATGGACCAGCGAGTGAACTTCTACGTGTATTTCCCGCCGCAGCCGTTCGGGTTTATTGCGGAATACACCACCGGCCGGGGTCCGAAGCGCGGGCTTGACGGGATCATCCGCGACAGCAAGCTCGACGGCGGCTATGTTCAACTTCACTATCAGTGGAAATACTCCGATGTGGGACTTGCCAACTTCTACTCCCGCTATCAGCAATATCAAGGCGGCCTGAAATTCCAGACAGGCGCGCCGGATGACAAGATGAAAGAAGTCGAAACCGGTATCGCCTGGCAGCCGGATCCCCAGTGGGAATTCACCGTGGCCCATGCCTGGATGGATCGGCGCAACACGTTCAGTACGTCCGGCGGCCGGCAGTTCGACGCAGACGGTCACCTCGTCCGCTTGCAAGCGGTCTGGTTCTGGAACTAA
- the gspK gene encoding type II secretion system minor pseudopilin GspK, producing the protein MRRDDERGVALLLALLILALLVALILEFDGEARREYRDAAAFRDNFKAQTLTRAAIQAARAVLQQDFLKDKKSDESYDSPTDLWAMPIKNYAIGDGFLSAQIEDERGKLNLNDLAAVAGDAIQKKAKIDRFKRLFELLQLSPDLVDAVVDWVDQDENQEPAGAESLYYQSQRPPYRAANAPLSGPGDLRLIKGFTPDIVNRLSLYVTVFPQEGGGLVNLNTADSLVIQALDPAITQSMATEIIQGRPYKKKEDLDRIGSFQEIGAKLRATQSGYDVKSEFFSARLAISVNEVTKTSWVVLQRDTNKGESTVKYLRVF; encoded by the coding sequence ATGCGAAGGGATGATGAACGCGGCGTCGCGCTCCTGCTCGCCCTGCTCATATTGGCCCTTCTCGTTGCCCTGATTCTCGAATTCGACGGCGAGGCCCGGCGCGAATACCGCGATGCGGCCGCTTTTCGCGATAACTTCAAAGCGCAAACCCTCACCCGCGCTGCTATTCAGGCGGCCCGAGCCGTCCTCCAGCAGGACTTTCTCAAGGATAAAAAATCCGATGAATCCTACGACTCGCCGACCGATCTCTGGGCCATGCCGATCAAGAACTACGCAATTGGCGACGGCTTTCTGAGCGCCCAGATCGAGGATGAGCGGGGCAAGCTCAATCTGAACGATCTGGCCGCCGTCGCCGGCGACGCTATTCAGAAGAAAGCAAAGATCGATCGATTCAAGCGGCTCTTTGAATTGCTTCAGCTCAGCCCTGATCTGGTGGATGCGGTAGTCGATTGGGTGGATCAGGATGAAAACCAGGAACCGGCCGGAGCGGAAAGTCTGTACTATCAATCGCAGCGTCCGCCTTATCGCGCGGCCAATGCGCCGCTCTCAGGCCCGGGCGATTTGCGGCTGATCAAAGGCTTTACCCCGGACATTGTTAACCGGCTCTCCCTGTACGTGACGGTGTTTCCTCAGGAAGGCGGCGGGCTGGTCAATCTCAATACGGCGGACAGCTTGGTGATTCAAGCTCTGGATCCGGCGATCACGCAATCAATGGCGACAGAAATTATCCAGGGACGGCCATATAAGAAGAAGGAAGATCTCGATCGCATCGGGAGCTTTCAGGAAATCGGCGCCAAATTACGCGCGACGCAAAGCGGATACGATGTGAAGAGCGAGTTCTTTTCTGCCCGGCTGGCCATCAGCGTGAACGAGGTGACGAAGACCTCCTGGGTCGTGCTCCAGCGCGACACGAATAAGGGTGAAAGCACCGTGAAGTACCTGCGGGTGTTCTGA
- the gspM gene encoding type II secretion system protein GspM gives MMHQLRERWTQLAPRERTILSVGGVVVAASLLFVLVVDPLLATMDRLDRQAAKKQRESNELAALGADYASKRARLTRAEQRMPVTDAGFSLLAFIEEAANQAHVRERIAGMQPQVQALAQGYQETAVDLRLDGVQLPDLMALLLAIDQAPYELQVRHLQVRPKFDNPVNLDATVRVVSYAKG, from the coding sequence ATGATGCACCAATTGCGCGAACGGTGGACTCAACTGGCTCCGCGCGAACGCACGATCTTGTCGGTCGGCGGCGTGGTGGTCGCTGCCAGCCTCTTGTTCGTGCTGGTCGTGGATCCCCTGCTGGCGACCATGGATCGCCTGGATCGCCAGGCCGCCAAAAAGCAACGAGAGAGCAACGAGCTGGCGGCGTTGGGTGCCGACTATGCGAGCAAGCGCGCGCGCCTGACTCGCGCGGAACAGCGGATGCCGGTGACCGATGCGGGGTTCTCCCTGCTGGCCTTCATCGAGGAGGCGGCGAACCAGGCTCATGTGCGTGAGCGGATTGCCGGCATGCAGCCCCAAGTCCAGGCCTTGGCGCAAGGGTATCAAGAAACGGCGGTCGATCTCCGCTTGGATGGCGTGCAACTGCCGGATCTGATGGCGCTCCTGCTGGCGATCGACCAGGCTCCGTATGAACTTCAAGTCAGACATTTGCAAGTACGTCCGAAGTTCGATAATCCCGTCAATCTCGATGCCACTGTCCGAGTGGTCAGTTATGCGAAGGGATGA